DNA from Phocoena phocoena chromosome 1, mPhoPho1.1, whole genome shotgun sequence:
CAATTccaggaggaagtgagagagaatCCGGCCAGCGGGCCTTTGAACAGCACCATATTCTGGACCCTCCTCGTCTCTGCCTCAGCAGGAAGATTTGCAGGAAGGGGCAGGATGAGGGAAGATTATTGAGACCAGCTAAGAAAGTCACGTGTTTGTTAGTCTGTCAAATATACAGAACGAAATTAGTCCCATCGGGTGCCTAGCCAGCCGGGGAAAGCTCCAGAGGCAGCCAGCCCATGCCAGTATCCACCAGCCAGAACAGCCCCAGAACCTGGAACTGAGCCCCTGCAGAAGCCGGGATCCACTGTGAGCAAACAGACTACAGTCGTGCAATCACCAGCAAGTGGACCCACTTCCCCGTGGATTCAGGATTGAGACACCAAGAGCATCTGGACTCTGCCCAGCCAGGTCCCCTTCATCTCCAAGGCtttggaggaaggggaggaaggcccAAGCTGCCACCCCCATGTCCCATAGGAGTGAGGCCCTTTCTTACAACCTAGGTCAAGTCCCAACACTACTCATTTAACCTCTCCCAGCCcctatttcctcctctgtgaaatgcagAAACTAATAACACATCCCTCATCCAAGTGCTGTGAGGATTCAACGAGATGAGGCTAGAACAGGCCTAGCAGAGAGCCTGGCCGGAGGGGATGCTCCATGAATGGCAGATGCTGCATCCTCtgggtttccttgtctgtaaaaagGGCCTAATGATAGCTCTATTGGGGGTTACCATGAGGCTGAAGTGACAGTGGGCATGAAAGAAGCTTTGGGAACTGCTGTGGAAATGTTAATTACCATTATGATGAGTCCCTGACCTATATTCACCGGCTCCTTTTCCTATAGGATATTAGGAAAGTGGGCCTCTCTCTTTTCATTGCTGGGGCCTGCCCAGCCTTGCCTCACCAGCCCCAGACATGCAGTTGGAACAGTGAGAATAAACAGTGTGTCCCAGAACCTTCtcacttctttctgtctttggggAGCTCTTTTCTGAGCTACTCTGTAAGCAGTTCCCAAGCATCAGAGCTTCCCAGGGAagtaagaaaagtaagaaaacaattcagaaaaatattGTCTACTGCTTGTCTGCTATCCATCCCCCCCTTTCCTTATTAttaaaaccttttttcttttctttcaaagtgtCAATATGCCCAGCTAAAACTACTTGGTCACAGCCATATTACATAGTTAAGGCCAAAGAGATGTAAGTAGAAATCTTTGGAGAGAGTATTTCTTGtataataaaaaggcaaagtCTCCTGAGGAAAAGCTTTCTGCACCCTATACTTCCTCTGTCTGTTAGCCTGGAACATGGACAGTGAGACCTGGAGGtagagcagccatcttgtgatCATGAAGCAACATGCATGAGGGAAAAGGTATACATGCTGTAGATTACAGAGCAAAAAATAGGTGTCATATGACATCTCTGGGCCCCTGAACCAACCTTGAATTAACCCTGAACTGCCTGTCTCAGATGTCTTGTTATGTAAGACAATTAAAGCCACTGTTAGTCAGGTGATCTGTAACTCAAAGCTTAATAAATTCATAAAGCAGAGTCCTCAAACAAAAGAATCTAAAATGTggaattgggggcttccctggtggcgcagtggttgagagtccgcctgccgatgcaggggacacgggttcgtgccccggtccgggaagatcccacatgccgcggagcggctgggcccgtgagccgtggccactgagcctgcgcgtccagagcctgtgctccacaacgggagaggccacagcagtgggaggcctgcgtaccgagaaaaataaaataaaataagataaaatgtggAATTGACCAAGTGGAGGAGGGAAGACAGTGAGATATGAGAACCCAATATGCGCAGGCTGAAAGTCAAGGACGTTTGTTatgaaatgacaaaatatttagTCAAATTGTCCCCTGATGTATCTTGGGATGCAGACCAAATGGAAACCTAGGTGTAGTGATAGAGGAAGTGGTAGGAAAAGCTTAGAAAATCAGCATGAGTTGGCTCCATGAATCTTTCATCAAAGACCTGAAAGAGAAGGAGGCTTCTATTACAAAAACCTAAAGCAGGTGTTACTGGCTTTGGGACAAAGCCATGGGTGAAAGGTAGAAGGATCTCAAGAAGATTGCTAGTAATAATTTGAAGGGCAGTGAGGAAATTGTTACTGGAGACTGAAGAAAAGGCAACCCCTATTATGTAGTGGTGGAATGTCTAGAAACACTATTATCCATGGTAACGTGGAAAATAGAAAGATTACATAATGAACGCATGGATGGGCTAAGGAGCTTTTTGGACAGAATACTGAAAATGCCAATCGGCTTCTTCTGGCTGCCTATGGTAAAAtatgagaagaaagagatgaaCTAAAGAAGGAACTCTTCAATTCTGAGTGGAATTTAGAGGAAATATAGAGGGCCCAGGACAGTCTTTCCAGGCAGCAAATGGCTCTCAAAGTAATAAATGGCCTCAGGGCAAAGATCAAATCCATGGCCCTGCCAACAAAAAGGGCCTCAGGGGTAAGATAAAGTCAAAGATGAGATCTTTCATGGAAACTTCAAAAAGATTAAAGGGCAATTCTCAGATCTCAGATAGACAACAAggcttctagggacttccctggtgacgcagtggttaagaatctgcttgccaattcagggggacacaggttcaatccctggtctgggaagatcccacatgccgtggagcaactaagcctgtgcgccacaactactgagcccacacgccctaCAGCTCATgcgtcgcaactactgagcccgtgtgctgcaattaCTAAaggccgcatgcctagagcccgtgctacgcaacaagggacgccactgcaatgagtaagcccgtgaaccacaatgaagagtagcccgcacttgccacaactagagaaagcccatgcacagcaacgaagacccaacgcagccaaaaacaaacaaaaaaacaccaataaGGCTTCTAATAATTTTAGCAGTGTGTCTCTTTCAGGCAAGAGGGCCTCTAAGAATCATAAGGGTATTTTCTAACAGCTCTCTACCTCTAAGGTACAGAGGGCCAGTCTCAAAGAAATTTGAAGATATGTTTTTTTGTCTAATTAAGTGAATTATAAGTTGATACACAGGAAGCCCACAACATTTTTAAAGGCATTATATCATCTTGGACTGAAAGGGATAGAGACAGCTCAAAACAAAAGAAgctttgaggggcttccctggtggcgcagtggttgagagtccgcctgctgatgcaggggacacgcgtttgtgccccggtccgagaagatcccacatgccgtggagcggatgggcccttgagccatggccgctgagcctgcgcgtccggagcctgtgctccgcaacgggagaggccacaacagtgagaggcccgcgtaccgcaaaaaaaaaaaaaaaaaaagaaagaaagaagctttgAGTCTTTGAGCCAGCCAGGTGACAGGGCATCACTGAGCAATTAAAATATTGTCAACAAGCAAAAGAGTTTACTGAGTATAAAACTAAAAAAGGTAGAGAGTCCTCCTGGGCCCAAGAAACCCATGGAGGGAACCACGAGCTCTACATCAGGACTGTGCTGGGAAGCCCTGGAAGAAGTCGTTGCACATGATAGCGTCGAGGGCGAGGGAGAGAGCATACCCCTGGAAGTCCACCTCCTGGTCTCTGTTCTTATCCAGATCACCCATCATCCTCTTCGGGCCCTCCTCATCCACCTTCTTCTAAAAGTGAGAGACAAGGGGGTTATCACCAGGCTGCTCTCACGGGTCAGAGCCCAGCTCTCCCTCCACACTGGGCAGCCAGGTATGTGGTGGGCAGGGAGCCCCTGGGAGCCACTAGGAGGCCCAGTGAGTGAGGACAGAGAGAAGTGCATCAGTGGGAGTCTCCAGCGCTCCCTGCTGGGAGTGGGGAGCACGCCAGGCATTCCCTAGGCGCAGGATCAGCTCTACTCCCCACAGGAGCCCAGCAAGGTGGGCATTACCCCCAGTTTGCTGAGGAGGAAACTAAAGCTTTCTGAAGCCACCACCACTCCCCATCACCAGAAAAGTGAATTCAAAAAAGACGGACTCTTTTTTATACCAGACAAAATGAAACCAAATTAGAAAAGTGTgaccaaaacaatttttttaaaaaaagaaggacatGCCTCNNNNNNNNNNNNNNNNNNNNNNNNNNNNNNNNNNNNNNNNNNNNNNNNNNNNNNNNNNNNNNNNNNNNNNNNNNNNNNNNNNNNNNNNNNNNNNNNNNNNNNNNNNNNNNNNNNNNNNNNNNNNNNNNNNNNNNNNNNNNNNNNNNNNNNNNNNNNNNNNNNNNNNNNNNNNNNNNNNNNNNNNNNNNNNNNNNNNNNNNTGCATTCACACACGGGGCCTCAACTCTCACTCCAGTGAGGCCGTGGGAGGGCTCGATCCCACCCTGGGTGGTCGGTGTCAGCAGGCACCCtcgaggaagggagaagagattCAACCTGTGCCCCTGCACGCACACACCAGgaccctccccatcccaggccGGCCCCCACTCACCCCCACAAAGCTGGGCAGCTCCTTGTGCAGAAGTTTCTTCATCTCCCCCTTACTCAGCTTGAAGTTGTCACCCTCTTGGCCAGAGTACTTGTGGAAGGTGGTGACCATCACAGCCAGCGCCTACTCCAGAGGACTGGACATCTTAGATCTGGGGCTGCAGGGCTGGCAAGTAATGGAGACGCCTCAGCCCAGCCTGCAGGACCCACTTCTGCCCCAAACTGCCTCTCCAAGCCCCTCTCTGAATGGGCAAACAGGGCTGCATCTCCCGCTCGGCCTATGGCTCCCTGGGCAGGGGCCATACCTCCAACTCACACTGCGGGCAGATGCTAGACCTTCCTCTGTATTTGGAAGGGCCTCATGTCTCCTCCCATCACACTTGGGGCCCACCCCTGAGTGCAGGGCTCCCCTCTTTGAGCATCTGTGGAAAGGAAATGGCAGGGTAGCCAGAGTCCCCTTTGGGATCCTCTCTGTGCAGCTCCTTCCACAGGCCAGTGGGCTCTGTGCCAGTGCTGCGGAGATGGGCGTCTCCATGGGCTAGTCAGTGGGGCTCACTGGGCTCTGGCAGTGGCCATGGCTATGGCGCAGGGGTACGAGGTTCCCTGAGGAGTCAATTCCTTCCTCTGCCAGAGGGTGTCGCTCTCCCATCTAACTGGAAGCTCCCTTGGGTGGGCTCATATCTTCCCTCAGACTAGGGGCTCTCACCAGGTAGGGAATGTGTGTCCCCTCATACTGGAGGCCCCTGAGCAGGGGTGCTGGCTCTATGCAGACAGGGCATGGGTAGGGGTGGAGGCAACCAAACACCCTCCCCCACCAGGAAGAGTCCTATTGGGACtggaattaaagaaattaaaagcccAGCACCCTGGGATCAGGGCGGAATCTAAGACCAAGGACAGACCTCGGAGGTCATCTTTTCCAAGGCTCTGCCTCTGAGAATGGTCACACCACCCCAGGAGGGTTAAGCGGGGTCGCAGGGTGAGGCCAGAGGAGCTGGCACCAGAAGCGAGAAGAGCCCCGGGGCCCATCCTGCCAGCCCTGCCTTCGGGAGGTAGGAGAAGACAGGAAGAAGCAGTGGGCAGGAACCCAGCCTGCATGCTCCAGATCCCTGGCTTTTGTTCCTCAGTCCTGCTGGAATCCAGGACtttgcaaaacaacaaaaacaaaacccaaacaaacccagGATCCTCCTTAAAGCACCCATCCCACCCTCACCCGCCCCATGCACGCTTCATACTCCTGGGCCTAAAGCCCCAAGAAGTGCCTCTAGACTGACAGCCGGACTGCGAGACCCAAGAGAGAGCCTCAGAGTAACCCCTAAACACCACAGAGGAACGTGGAAAAGGCCTCAGTCTGACACTTCACAGGAGGTCCCCCCAGATGCAGAGACCCACAGAAGCCCCAGGCCTCTTCCACCAAGGGAGCCAGCAGGAGACAGAGATCAAGACAAAGGGACAGACGGCACAaagtagcacaacattgtaaatcaactacgctccaataaaaattaattaaaaaaaaaagacagggcttccctggcggcacagtggttgacagtccgcctgccgatgcaggggacgcgggtttgttcccgggtccggaagatcccacatgccgcagagcggctgggcctgtgagccatggccgctgagcctgcgcgtctggagcctgtgctccgcaacgggagaggccacaacagtgagaggcccacgtaccacaaataaataaataaataaaaataaaaagacaaagggaCAAAGGTAGAGACCCATGGGGGTCGGCCCCACCCAGCCCTCAGCAGGACAGAGGTACTTACCAGACCTGATAGCAGAGAGACACCTGGGAAGGAAAGCAAAGGGCCAGGTGCCCAGAGTGGGGATTTATACGTCAACCCCAATGGCCCCCAACAttgtattttaagaaaaccaaACCTGCCCTAACCTGATCCTGCCAAAGCCTGGCCTCCTGCCACTCCCAGCCTCGTCCATCCGAGAGACTGCCAGGGGCACCGCCAGCTGGCCAGCTCAGCTCGGGGAGAGCTCTAGGCCAGCCAAGggcagccccttccccagccccacccacgcCACAGAGGGGAGTGGGAGGTGTCATGGGGAAGGGGTAGCCTGGGCCCAGAGCAGGGGAGACAGCCCCTGTTTGCAGGGCCTGGTGACTCAGGCCAGGCTTTGTTCTCAAAACACACGCCTGCGAGTCCCAGCTCACTGGTGTGTCAGTGGCTGCAGGTGCCCGCTGGGACTGCACAGGCCTGTGTATGTGCGCTGGAGAAGCCAGAAGGCAACTGGGGGGTCATCAGGAAGAAGAGGGCAGGGGTCACCTCAGGGAATGAGGGAGACAAAGTCACTGTTTTGgcttaatattcatttatttatttatttggctgcagcgggtcttagttgcggcacacgggttctagttccctgaccagagatcgaacgtgggccccctgcattaggagcgcggagtcttagccactggaccaccagggaagtccccaaagttaCTTTTAATAGCCGGCACCAGAACATACCTGGAAAAGCCCCCTTTGGGTAGGAGGAGGGTCTGGCAGGAGGCAGGAAGGCAGTGAGAGGTGGAGATGGCTCTGTTATAGTCAGCTGGGGTGAGCAGCGGTCTGTGGGGTGTAAGGACGCCCCGGGAGGGttgaagggagaggagaaaactCGGGCCTCCTGCAGATTGCGACGTGGACAGGTGACGAGGGGCCGGACAGCTCCCCAAGCCCGGTGGCCAGGCCTGGGTGAGGCCACAGCCTCCCTCACCCCActcctccaggcccctccccagagaaAGGCAAACACTGAGGCCTTTCAGGACCCAGCCCAGGGAAGGGGCTTTCAGAGAAGAGCGGGCTTCACGCTGCCCCTTCCCAGGCCCCCGTCGCCTACTGCCCCAATCCAGTCCCGGCACCGCACTTCCTGTGGgaccagctcccctcccccttccagacGTCCACAAGcttatttcccctcccccagcaccgcTAGTCCTAGGTGACTCACCCGTGGTTCCAGGCCCAGATGCCCAGGCAATGAGTCAGCGGCACCGCCCTCCTCTCCCAGGGCCAGGGCAGCCGCAGTCCCAGGGCAGTAGGCAGAAATCCCAACCCAGCTTGGGAGGAGAGAGCACTGGCACAGACACCCCGCATCAGGCCCACCCGAGGAGTTTCGGATCATGATACCACAGAGAAGCTCAGACTGAGCACCCACAGAGGGTCAGACATCAAGCCGGGCTGCTGTCTTCCTGCAGGCCACCGTGGGACTTGGAGGCAAACTGAGCGGCATACATGAAGTCAGGCCTTGCGGCCCCCAGCATCCTCTCCTACACCTTGCAAACCACCCAGTGTCCCTCCTCCCCAAGGCACTTGGACCCCTCATGCTACTGCTCTTCCCCATCAAAACCTACTTCAGGCCGAGCCTGGAATAAAAGTTGTTCACCCTGAGGTTAAAGACCACTGGGGTGCAATGCATTGCTTTTTACAGCAGCTCTTCCATTTTAACTGAGGACTTCAGCAGACGCCACTTCTGCTCAGAAACTACAGTGGTGTCCCCATGGCTCTTGCTGGCAGTGACGTGCTTCAGGCTTTGACCCCCCACCTGCACTCCAACCTCCCCTGTGTATCTCCTAACTGCCTGCTCACTGTACCTGAGCACATGGGGGTACGTGAACCTGGGGTGGCCAAGACTCCGTTCATGTTCATCCTTCTGCTTAGAATGTGCCCGCTCACCACACCCCTTCCTGCTGAAATCCCACCTATCCTTCAAAGCCCATTTTAATGCCCCCGACCTCCCAGAGCCTGCCCCCAATTCTGTCTCTACCTGCTCTGTCCCGCACCAAGCACTCCTTCTGTCCTGTGTGCTCAGAGCATTCTGCTGTCCATTGAATCACTCGTGTGCTTGTCTCCTCTCGCCCTCACTCCCACATGGTGAGCTCACAGGGCAGGGACTGCATGAGCAAAGGGTCTTGCCCACACCAGGTGCTAACCGGGAGTTTATGGTTACCGAATGCGGGGTGGCGTGCTGGGGGCAGTATTTAGGAGCCAGGGGGccttcccacctccccaaatCACATCACTGATTATGCTACCAAATCATAACTTCTCCTCTGGATCCCAGGAGTGGAACTGAGACACTGGGTTGGAAAATGGAGCTCCAGAGAGCTATGAATCCCTGAGAAGTGACTGCAGGAAACCTCACGCTCGTGGACCCTGTGAGGGAAGGAGCAGAGCAAACTCCCCAGCGGGCAGGGATGGAGATGGGAGGCAGACGGATGGAAACTGGgagaaaaggtctgagaaaaatagagtcacagaaaCAACGGGACTgtgagggaaaagggaagaagaccagaaagatgagagagagagagag
Protein-coding regions in this window:
- the S100A2 gene encoding LOW QUALITY PROTEIN: protein S100-A2 (The sequence of the model RefSeq protein was modified relative to this genomic sequence to represent the inferred CDS: substituted 1 base at 1 genomic stop codon) gives rise to the protein MSSPLEXALAVMVTTFHKYSGQEGDNFKLSKGEMKKLLHKELPSFVGKKVDEEGPKRMMGDLDKNRDQEVDFQGYALSLALDAIMCNDFFQGFPAQS